Below is a window of Malus domestica chromosome 13, GDT2T_hap1 DNA.
CTCGTACCCAGGTTTATTGACGTCAAAAGAACGTATAACAATCATATTGGGAGGTGAGATAAAGTTCCTTTCTGGAATGGGGATCTTTTTTACAATGTATTCACACACCACATCAATATTATACTTCAACTGTGCAGAAATTGGCACCACTGGTGCATTATCAGCTACAGTTCCCTGGTACACAATGTTTAATGATTAATGGACTGAGAACAATaaaccagaagaaaaaaaatgctccaaaggaACTTACCTGAATAAACTTCCTGATTGCCTCATGTTGGTTGATGGCCACATTCTCCTGAATGAGATCAACTTTATTCTGAAGGATAATAATATGTTGAAGACGCATAATTTCAACAGCAGCCAGATGCTCAGAAGTTTGTGGTTGCGGACAGCTTTCGTTAGCAGCAATGAGAAGCAATGCTCCATCCATAATCGCGGCACCGTTAAGCATAGTAGCCATAAGAATATCGTGACCCTATAAGAAAGTATGAAATAAATAACTTTTGAAGAAACataaacaaaatcaaaccaagAAAAACAATGTGAAAGATGACAATCATTTAATAGAGAAAGTCTCTTGCAACTAATAAAATGTAGCAAGATCCCATGGGAAAAACCTTACTTCGATGCTACTAAATAACATGTTATCCATGAGTACAGCAAACAAAAACTAAGATCCACTGAGACAACATATAATTGATCAACACAAAGTATCAGGCTATCAGATCCTCTTATTAAGCAAGGATGACCAGGTACACACCATCATTTATTCACAACAGTTTAGTGTAGTCATAAATATTATGGCATAAAAATAAATGGTACAAAAATTTCACCATAAAGCCTTACCGGGCAATCTACAAAAGATACATGTCTCAACAATTTCATCCTGCAGTTCTCAAATCCAGGAACATCACAGAGAGGAGCATCTTCCTTTCCACTTCCATATGCCCTAATAAAGAAATGAATACCGGTTAAGAAAAGGGTAGAATGTGATCAAAGACAATTACATTAACTGGATGCCTACTTGTAGGCCATAGGTCGAGGGCACCGCTCATCTTCACATGCGTATATCTTTGCATTGGCATATCCAAGCTTGATAGTAATGTTGCGCTCCAGCTCATTTTTAAAACGAACAGTCTGCATACCATTAATGTTCGATTTTTAATGTCTTAAAGATATAAACTTGCAATGGCATATCCAAGCTTAAATGCTCACAACACATATAAGCTAGAGAAATATAGCTCAAACCGACAAACCAATTATTGTGGTTAGTGCCTGCAATGTTGATCTAATGTGATACACTACTAGAGCTTTAGCCAATAGCTCAAGGTTTTCGTACATAAAGCAACTTAGCAACAGTGAAATGAAAGAATCAGAGCACTGTTGACATATCTCCAGTAACCAAAGACAATATTGAATTTATTTTGATAGCACCAAACTATCAAACCTATAGGGTAAGGTTACATTTATCCCTACTATCTCGTACTAAACAAATTATCATTCTGGATAACATACTCCATACTATTAGATAGTTTCCATTTTAACGCTCAACTTAAGACATATCTCCACCAAGAATAAAAGGTATATGATCTGTAGCCATCTGAAACGATTAGCCACCTTTGGTAGTGAGATGTAGAAATACAATGATGCTCAACAACGTAAATTCTCTTATCCCGTAAATATAACACATTAGTATCCGAGAGAACATTTTCCTAATATATTTTTCCTTGGCTGTGAGTGTGCATTAGTAGCTCAAAGAGAACAAGCAGCGACAACCAGATACCACTTTTGTACACCTTCACTTGGAAACACATGCTTGCTTGTCTTTACAATGTCCAGGCATAAATAAACAATAAAGACGCGAGCAGTATCAAATGCAAAACGGAAACAACTAATCACCTGTACACCAGAAATTGCTTTTACAACTGTTGACTTTCCATGTGCCACATGACCAATAGTACCTGAAAGGCAACTCGTATAAATCCAAATAAGTGCAAAATTACGACATGGTGCCAACAAACAAATGATGGTCAAATCAATATAACAATGGCCATAATAATCTCAGAGCAGTTTAAACATGTGAGTTAAGATTACCGATATTGATAGTCGCCTGACGAGATATAACTTCAGGCGAGAGTGGATGCAACTTTGTTACATCCAGTTTACTCAGGTCTTGCTCCATCAAACCTTTCCTCGACATTTTGACAGTTACTTGAAGTAATCAGCTAACAACTGGGTGGTATCAAGAGTGACGAAATCAAAACTGTGAAAGACTGCATCAATCACCCAAATTGTTGATTAACAATAAGACTCAGTTGAAAACGGACACTGCTGCCGCAATTCTTTTCAAAGTGAAAGCCAGTATGCAATTGTATTTAGTGCAATACCACATCAAATTTACCATGAACAAGATCATGAATAAAACGGAAACAGTGAAAAGATAACTAAACTTATACTAGAAACATTCATTTCAGAAGAAAATCCCATCTATTTCCAGATAACAAAAACCATTTTGTATAAAATGACCAATAACATAACAAAAAACAAgattaaaaccctaaatttcaGCGGGATCCATTGACGGCGGCCAACAGTAAAAACCACAGTACGGAACCAAGAtgccaaaaccctaaattctcTAAAAAGTATTATCTACAAAAATGCTCCTATTTTACACCAGAAAAATAACAAACTGATAATAAAATAGCAAGAAAATTTCAATTCTGAAGAACTCAAAAAATAACACACCCAAATCAAACAGCTCGAAAATCtcacaataaaaatataaaaaaataaaaatgaaatatcAGTTTCtgcagggagagagagagagagagattggtaCGGACCTGGACGATGGGATTAGGGCAAGACGACGAGAGTGAGCGAGGTTTTCTGTTGAgctgtagagagagagagagagaaaagcacAGCCCGCACAGGTTTAAGGGTTATTCGCTGGCATCTCCACGTTCGCAAAATGTTACCGAGGGTGTTTTCGTTATTTGATAGTTAACCGGGCCACTGGTTAGGTTAGTGCCTTTCCGTCTGGCTCAGGCCCACTAGGCCggagattttttttgtttttggtataaacaaaattgttatttttaccATATATTTGTACCATCATTCATATCGTCTCTTTAATAGATGGAACAAATGGAATCCACATGTGTTGATGAGTTTTACTTCTATTAAAGAGATGATAAAAATATATGGTAAATGAAGTACTGCTCTAAAGAAAAGGATCATGTTtgactaggggtgggttcggttttattcggttcggttttttgctaaAACCAAAATCGAACCAAAACTTTGGTTTGATTCGGTTtggttcaattttcttttgattttttttttttgttcgattttttttcggtttggtacagtttcggtttttttattttataaaatctgatcattttttaatatgaaatttagaaaataGGCTTGCATTGGTAGACTAATAAGAAGAAAATggggtcgtacccagtgcacaaggctcccgctttacgcagggtctgggagaggtgaatgtcggctagccttacccccatttatggagaagcTGCTCCCaggtctcgaacccgagacctaccgctcatgggcgaaggcacttgccatatAAATCAATCATATGCTATCAACAAAGTGTAAAGAAAAATGATTATTGTATCCATTCAAAAAGTAAACAAATAGAGAAGCTCTTCAAAGTTCCAAAGCCTTCCAAACTTTCCTCTATAACCAATGAAATATCCTCTCTAATTGAACCAAGTATGCTCATTGAAAAAACCCTAGGCTTAGTTTCAAACTTGGCAACAAAGTTTCACAAAAATGGACATACATTCACAAAGTGTAAAGGGATTCGGTTCCATCCAAGCTCGTTTAATCTAAACCGGTTCAGTTCGGTTTCTGAACCTCCGTAATCGAAACCGAACCAATAacgtttggtttggttttttctttttcggtgtttagtttggttttttttcggtttttggttttttgaacccacccctatgtTTGACCACATTATATTTGACATATTTGTTGTtgaaacccaaaagaaaaatagtagcTTATTTTCGTTGGGGTTTTTTTGGTTGGAAAACAAGGCTAAAAGTAAGAGCCCAAACAAACCTACTCAATAATATATCTTTGATTCTCATGAATAAAACTAACTAAACAAGAAGGAGGagtatcaaaataaaaattacccAAATCTAAATCAAGACTATAGATCACTAAACTATCTGTCACAAAATTTTTTTCTCTATAGACATGCCGAAGTTCGCATTGCCAAGATCTTGAAAACAAATTCGGATAGGCCAAAACAAGGGGACCTAAAtgatgattatttttttatgggattttcatTTTATacaaagttgacgaaaaagaaGTTTGAGCACTTGACTCGGGAGAAAGAATAATCGCTTTTAACCACTTAAGTTATAGCCACTATAATAAAACGCTTTTGTTTCGTTTGAGATGCAAAAGATACAAAGCCAACAACTTCGAAGTGCAATGAGATTAAAAATGAACCACCCAATTGCGGGAAATGCAAAGCACAAACTCACAAGACGTAGAAATGTGTCTGATAtgctattggtgacacatcatttggttcgcaaagttggtttaaaaatttagtctctctagcagTATCCTATCAAATATGTCGTTTTCACACTAGAAACGTAATTCAAtacttaaaaaattatgaatttgATCGAGCAAGGAAAAGTACTTGACCCCATTCTCATTATCatttatattttctcaaattcatGACTTTCTCGATTCTAGATAGATAAACATGTTGTTAATCTAGTCTCTGTTTGATATAAATCTATATTTCATAAgagataaattaataaattttacTAGCAGGTTAGTGCAACGCATAGCCGGGTACGAAGATATGAGTACATAACTGaaagtaaataaaaacaaaagtttagaTTAAAATGATATGAGATTCAAACATGTTACATCttccaacaaaataaaaaacatacaaCTAAATCAGCAGGACAAATATCGACAAATGGCTCTTTACCACAATAGTGAAAATGTGTTGAGCCCTTGCATGACGATGTGGGTTCAAACTCTGTCGGTggctaatttaacaaaatatattttttgacaaaaaaatatatataacaaatataGAAATTGAAacgaacaatatatatatattgatccCTATACAATTCTCACAATAATCTTCCATTGGCATATGCAAGAATGCCAAGTTTTATTCCAATAAAGAGTAATTAACCAAGAACCAAATATACAATATATCAGAAACTCAATTTAATTCTAACTTTATTTTCCACATCtatatatctttttatttattttttctgaatTCTCCTATATTTTTCctcaaaatacataaaaaaatctAATGCAAAAACATTACATAGCGGAGCCTGCATCTCTATCCTTAGAGTCACCAAAAATACGCTGCCTGAAGTCTGTAACCATGAGCGGCAGCCCCTTGCGGAGGGACACGGTGGGCTCCCACCCCAGAAGCTCCTTAGCCTTGGAAATGTCCGGCTTCCTCTTGTGTGGGTCGTCCTCTGTGTTGGGCCTGAACTCTATCTTTGCATTTGGATCTATTGTGTCTTGCACAACCTGTACATACAAGCAGGAGTAAGGAGCGGGAATTCAAACTCGAGACTTCGAGTTGTGAATTGTTTGTTTAAACAGTTACTGAGTTTGATTAATTTTACCTGGGCAAGTTCTAGCATGGTGAATTCGCCAGGGTTGCCAAGGTTGAAAGGGCCTACATGATTTCCTTCCATCAGCCGCATTAGACCCTCGACCTAGTTCCACATAAGCAATGCACAGCACAAATTGTTTAGGACATTTCAGTGTTAATTTTTTGAATCAAGAGGAATTGCTACCATAAGCATTTTAAGTGGTTGCTAGGGTTCGTTTGATGGACCGGACTTTTCAAGTCTGACGGGTTTAGACACGGGCCAAGTAATTACACTAGTAAACGTCTAACTAAACCTACACCAAAGTAAGTACACTAGTGAACACCAGCCTAGCACTTCAAATTTAACTATTGCAAGATTATTGAATTGAGTATTGAATTCTTAGTCGGCACCACACCATTGTCTTCATATTATGTCCGAGAAAATTGCATTCCAACATTAGTCGTGCATAAATTACTATCCGAATATGGTGGTGGCCTCTATCATGAGAAAAAATTAAGTAGAGTGTCCAATCACGTTATTCAGAAAGTATCTTTCACAAAATCACGAGGCATCACGTATTTTGATCTCATTCAACATCATGCTTATCTCACTCAGTGTGAGAGCTGTCATAATCAGGTGACACGAACAAAATTTTCTCCTCTATCAAATCTCGTGACTAAGAGAGGACAATCACCACTTGCCTCTTTGTGAAAAATTCTGCGGAAAGATTAATGATTTAATGTAtataggggtggatttttttgccaaattgccatGCCAACCGAATTGCCAACCATGCCATACcaattttgtgccaaattttttgtaccaatcggtaatggtacggtattgtaccgtaccgaaatttcatggtacggtattggtaatggataccattaccatggtattaccgtaccataccgaaaatacaatataatttataatttataatttatataatacataattatataacacatatttataatattccaataatttgaaaataaaaccctacttatattagcaATGTTGTTGGTGACCTTGATCTCttaaaattgtggaaatcaaacacaaaagagtttctaattctttcacaaatagccaaaatatctttgtaacccccacttctactgttgctagtgaaaatgcatttagtctagggaggagggttgtgaacccttttagggtatccttgactcctaaaataatgGAGGCACTAGTGTGTACTGGTGGTTGGCTTAAAGCAGGTGAAGTAAACTTCGACAAG
It encodes the following:
- the LOC103452896 gene encoding eukaryotic translation initiation factor 2 subunit gamma-like, whose protein sequence is MSRKGLMEQDLSKLDVTKLHPLSPEVISRQATINIGTIGHVAHGKSTVVKAISGVQTVRFKNELERNITIKLGYANAKIYACEDERCPRPMAYKAYGSGKEDAPLCDVPGFENCRMKLLRHVSFVDCPGHDILMATMLNGAAIMDGALLLIAANESCPQPQTSEHLAAVEIMRLQHIIILQNKVDLIQENVAINQHEAIRKFIQGTVADNAPVVPISAQLKYNIDVVCEYIVKKIPIPERNFISPPNMIVIRSFDVNKPGYEVDEIRGGVAGGSILRGVLKVNQFIEVRPGIVVKDESGNIKCTPIYSRIVSLYAEQNELQFAVPGGLIGVGTTMDPTLTRADRLVGQVLGEVGSLPEVFVELEVNFFLLRRLLGVRTKGSEKQGKVSKLVKGEILMLNIGSMSTGARVLAVRNDLAKLQLTSPVCTSKGEKIALSRRVEKHWRLIGWGQIQAGTTLDIPPCPI